One window of Nymphaea colorata isolate Beijing-Zhang1983 chromosome 11, ASM883128v2, whole genome shotgun sequence genomic DNA carries:
- the LOC116265078 gene encoding pentatricopeptide repeat-containing protein At3g18020 has product MASSWSSVSHRPSFLRSLSRYLSSSPTICLSPLSPSIPVEEQEEEEEEDKITDKSYWSRKIHSLCLSGGVDEALSLMGRLYLSGFRPDSLNLSSIIHSLCNSSRYAEAHHRLLFFMHNSGCIPDERTCNVLLARLLDANSPSLTYPVFKFLISVKPHFVPSITNYNRLIDLLCRHGRTGEAMDLFLDMKKRGQRPNAVTYTSMIQGIFRSGGIKDAHQLFDEMIQQKVIPNSLTFSVLLRGLYRSERRVDAGRELMSRMWGRMSEESDRSVNSAAFSNLIDGLCREGFFHEVYRIAEEMPQGKNVPEEFAYAQMIDSLCRAGQNHGASRILYIMRKRELLPSMVSYNFIVHGLSKQGGCMRAFQLFQEGIPLGYVPSEPTYKVLVEGLCREFDLGKAKKLLEFMLQQRGIDKTRTYNIFLNALCFSEDSTELLNVMVAMLENGCQPDVITLNTVINGLCKARKVDEAGKVLNDMLEGNFCSPDVITFTTVICGLSDQGRTDEAMDLLRKMPEKGCNPSLVTYNSVLHGLRISKKTGDLLRFFAEMMSNGVSADSTTFTIIIDGLCEAGRLDEAKRFWEETVWPSKIHDDFVYVAVLRGMCNAGKLEDACNFLYELVDVGVSPKVISYNVLIDNACELGLKREAYRIVAEMRKNGLVPDAVTWRTLQKLHDNHNRNNVCNFNFPSVAGNSTAEINSEDDGSLSLFKHDKGSEEVNFEAISERSDERKNLNVENDEVLFECNSDMFHVEEEEDIMKEESLESRTSNTEKRSTENREPLSKMARRVFGLL; this is encoded by the coding sequence ATGGCGTCCAGTTGGTCGTCTGTCTCGCATCGTCCCTCCTTCCTGAGAAGCCTATCCCGctatctctcttcttcccccACCATTTGCCTCTCTCCCCTTTCCCCTTCCATCCCAGTTGAagagcaggaagaagaagaagaagaagacaagatCACGGACAAATCGTATTGGTCCCGGAAGATTCATAGCCTCTGCCTTTCCGGCGGCGTGGATGAGGCCTTGTCTCTGATGGGTCGCCTTTACCTGAGCGGGTTTCGCCCTGATTCCTTAAACCTGAGCAGCATCATCCATTCCCTCTGCAACTCGTCTAGGTACGCGGAAGCCCACCACCGCCTCCTCTTCTTCATGCACAACTCCGGCTGCATCCCAGACGAGCGCACCTGCAATGTTCTACTCGCCCGTCTCCTGGATGCCAATTCTCCATCCCTCACGTACccagttttcaaatttttgatttCTGTGAAACCACATTTTGTTCCGTCGATCACCAACTACAACCGCTTGATCGATCTCCTCTGCCGGCACGGCCGCACCGGGGAGGCCATGGACCTCTTCCTGGACATGAAAAAGAGGGGCCAGAGGCCTAATGCTGTTACTTATACCTCCATGATCCAGGGAATTTTCAGATCAGGTGGGATTAAAGATGCGCACCAACTATTTGACGAAATGATCCAACAAAAAGTTATTCCGAATTCTTTAACGTTCAGTGTTCTTCTTCGAGGGCTTTATCGAAGCGAGCGCAGGGTTGATGCTGGGAGAGAACTGATGTCCAGGATGTGGGGTAGGATGAGCGAAGAAAGTGATCGTTCTGTAAACTCGGCGGCTTTCAGTAATCTGATTGATGGGTTATGCCGAGAGGGGTTTTTCCATGAGGTTTATCGGATTGCTGAAGAAATGCCTCAGGGAAAGAATGTTCCTGAGGAGTTTGCTTATGCCCAGATGATAGATTCACTTTGTAGGGCTGGGCAAAATCATGGGGCGTCTAGAATTCTGTACATAATGAGGAAGAGGGAGCTACTTCCTAGCATGGTCTCCTATAACTTCATAGTTCATGGCTTAAGCAAGCAGGGAGGTTGTATGAGAGCCTTCCAGTTGTTTCAGGAAGGGATTCCGCTAGGCTATGTGCCGTCAGAACCAACATATAAAGTCTTGGTTGAGGGGCTATGCAGAGAGTTTGATCTTGGTAAAGCTAAGAAGCTATTGGAATTCATGTTGCAGCAGCGAGGAATTGATAAGACTCGCACGTATAACATCTTCTTGAATGCCCTCTGCTTCTCGGAGGACTCGACTGAACTCTTGAACGTCATGGTAGCGATGCTGGAGAACGGATGTCAGCCAGATGTCATCACCCTAAATACTGTGATTAATGGCTTGTGCAAGGCAAGAAAGGTTGATGAAGCAGGGAAGGTTTTAAATGACATGTTGGAGGGGAACTTCTGCAGTCCTGACGTCATTACTTTTACTACCGTAATTTGCGGGCTTTCAGATCAAGGAAGGACAGATGAGGCCATGGACCTTTTAAGGAAGATGCCGGAGAAAGGCTGTAACCCAAGTCTTGTAACTTACAATTCAGTTTTACATGGCTTGCGCATATCTAAGAAGACAGGTGACCTGTTGAGATTTTTTGCTGAAATGATGAGTAATGGTGTTTCTGCTGATAGTACGACCTTTACCATCATCATCGATGGACTGTGTGAAGCTGGCAGGCTCGATGAAGCTAAGAGATTCTGGGAAGAAACAGTTTGGCCTTCCAAAATTCATGATGATTTTGTTTACGTTGCAGTCTTGCGAGGAATGTGCAATGCAGGCAAGTTAGAGGATGCATGtaattttctttatgaattAGTAGACGTAGGCGTTTCTCCTAAAGTTATCAGTTATAACGTGCTTATTGACAATGCCTGCGAACTTGGTTTAAAGCGAGAAGCATACAGGATTGTGGCCGAAATGCGGAAGAATGGTTTAGTTCCTGATGCGGTGACCTGGAGAACACTACAGAAGCTGCATGACAACCACAATAGAAACAATGTTTGCAATTTCAACTTCCCGAGTGTGGCAGGTAATTCTACAGCGGAAATAAATTCGGAGGATGATGGATCTCTGTCGTTGTTCAAGCACGATAAAGGCAGCGAAGAAGTAAATTTTGAAGCCATATCAGAAAGAagcgatgaaaggaaaaatctaaACGTTGAAAATGATGAAGTTCTATTTGAGTGTAACAGTGACATGTTTCatgtggaagaagaagaagacattaTGAAGGAAGAAAGCCTGGAAAGCAGGACTTCAAACACGGAGAAGAGATCAACTGAAAACAGGGAACCTTTATCGAAGATGGCACGAAGGGTTTTTGGACTGCTTTAG
- the LOC116264979 gene encoding transcription termination factor MTERF4, chloroplastic-like, with amino-acid sequence MSNIMMINCAGVTKSGFWCSRSEASILGFNFAHLNPLNKILFTIERRNVLQVGVGSAISQRMYSAASSGLASASDRSDRKPAGKSSLYARPSLLQMQQDRLKARETVYEFLRSLGIVPDELNGLELPVSIEVMRERIDFLHKLGLTVSDINNYPLVLGCSVKKNMIPVLDYLGKLGVRKSTFADFLRRYPQVLHSSVVVDLQPVVKYLQGLDIKENDIPRVLERYPEVLGFKLEGTMSTSVAYLVGIGVGRREIGPILTRYPEILGMRVGRVIKPFVEMLESIGVPRQAVARLIENRPHMLGFSLGDQVRPNIDALIEFGVRKQSLPSIIVRYPEIAGLDLRSKLLSQQNFFKYNLDVNPEEFGGIVEKMPQVVSLNQTPIMKHIDFLKGCGFSQEDMKTMVLGCPQILALNIDIMKLNFDYFQHEMERKLEDIVAFPAFFTYSLEATIKPRHKRIAKKGLKCSLGWLLNCSDQKFDERMSYDFIDIEEMEAEPSFDMESFSRPKEYESSSEYDDDSEDDDDM; translated from the coding sequence ATGTCAAACATCATGATGATCAACTGTGCTGGCGTAACAAAATCTGGGTTTTGGTGTTCGCGCTCTGAGGCTTCCATCCTTGGTTTCAACTTTGCACATCTCAATCCGCTTAACAAAATCCTTTTCACAATTGAGAGGAGAAATGTCCTTCAAGTCGGAGTTGGGTCTGCTATTTCCCAAAGAATGTACTCGGCGGCCTCCTCAGGCTTGGCTTCAGCAAGTGACCGTTCTGATCGAAAGCCTGCCGGTAAGTCGTCTCTTTATGCCAGGCCCAGTTTGCTCCAAATGCAGCAGGATCGGCTCAAGGCACGTGAAACTGTTTATGAGTTTCTGAGGAGTCTTGGAATAGTTCCTGATGAGTTGAACGGTCTTGAGCTTCCTGTTAGTATCGAAGTCATGAGGGAAAGGATAGATTTCCTGCACAAACTAGGTCTTACAGTCTCGGACATCAACAACTATCCTCTTGTTCTGGGTTGCAGTgtgaagaaaaacatgattcctGTACTTGATTATCTTGGAAAACTGGGTGTTAGGAAATCCACCTTTGCAGATTTCTTGAGGCGATATCCACAAGTTCTTCATTCGAGTGTAGTAGTGGATCTTCAGCCTGTTGTGAAGTACCTCCAGGGTCTGGATATCAAGGAGAATGATATTCCAAGAGTTCTTGAGAGGTATCCAGAGGTTCTAGGATTCAAACTGGAGGGTACCATGAGTACTTCTGTTGCATATTTGGTTGGCATTGGGGTAGGAAGAAGAGAAATTGGACCAATTCTTACCCGGTATCCAGAGATATTGGGAATGAGAGTGGGAAGGGTGATCAAGCCATTTGTGGAGATGCTTGAGAGCATAGGGGTTCCAAGGCAAGCTGTTGCAAGATTGATTGAGAACCGACCTCACATGCTTGGTTTTAGCTTGGGAGATCAGGTGAGACCAAATATAGATGCTTTGATTGAATTTGGGGTGAGAAAGCAAAGTCTGCCCTCCATCATAGTTCGCTATCCTGAGATTGCAGGACTTGATCTAAGGTCAAAGCTTCTGTCTCAGCAGAATTTCTTTAAGTACAATCTTGATGTGAATCCTGAAGAGTTTGGTGGAATTGTGGAAAAGATGCCACAGGTTGTTAGCCTTAACCAGACTCCAATAATGAAGCACATTGATTTCTTGAAAGGCTGCGGCTTCTCACAGGAAGATATGAAAACTATGGTCCTTGGTTGTCCTCAGATTCTTGCATTGAACATTGACATCATGAAACTAAATTTTGACTATTTTCAACATGAGATGGAGAGGAAACTGGAGGATATTGTCGCATTTCCAGCTTTCTTTACTTATAGCTTAGAGGCAACTATCAAGCCTAGGCATAAGAGGATTGCTAAGAAGGGTCTGAAATGCTCGTTGGGCTGGCTTCTGAACTGCAGTGATCAGAAGTTTGATGAACGGATGAGCTACGACTTCATTGACATCGAGGAAATGGAAGCTGAGCCTTCATTTGATATGGAATCATTTTCACGGCCAAAGGAATATGAATCATCTTCGGAATATGATGACGACagtgaggatgatgatgacatGTGA